From Halorubrum salinarum, the proteins below share one genomic window:
- a CDS encoding P-loop NTPase family protein, with translation MNATTLALVGATGGAGTTRTAVELAAMGARDGAEVAVVDAAFTTQGLSEYVTGRIDPDLTALLTDDPDAALSAAAYPIAGAGSGAGRPGVGDSGDDEGDATDLPGRVDAVPARAPFERVARAKTAEAARKLERRIDEAATTYDAVVVDAAPVGSNEAVAAATTADRAVAVRPATAHGRDAAQRLRGRVADVGGGLDATLAVERAGSGDGEDDGSESGAVRVPATDPDVAAAPTAATGDGAYARAIATAYEAAFDASLGVEFPEPGLVERFTP, from the coding sequence ATGAACGCGACGACGCTCGCGCTGGTCGGGGCGACCGGCGGCGCGGGGACGACGCGGACCGCTGTCGAGCTGGCGGCGATGGGCGCGCGCGACGGGGCCGAGGTCGCGGTCGTCGACGCCGCGTTCACCACGCAGGGGCTCTCAGAGTACGTGACCGGGCGGATCGACCCCGACCTCACCGCGCTCCTCACCGACGACCCGGACGCGGCGCTGTCGGCGGCGGCGTACCCGATCGCCGGCGCCGGTTCGGGCGCCGGGCGCCCCGGAGTCGGCGACTCCGGCGACGACGAGGGGGACGCGACGGACCTCCCCGGGCGCGTCGACGCGGTGCCGGCGCGGGCCCCCTTCGAGCGGGTCGCGCGGGCGAAGACGGCGGAGGCGGCCCGGAAGCTGGAGCGGCGGATCGACGAGGCGGCGACGACGTACGACGCGGTGGTCGTCGACGCCGCCCCGGTCGGGTCGAACGAGGCCGTCGCGGCCGCGACGACCGCCGACCGCGCGGTCGCGGTCAGGCCGGCGACGGCCCACGGGCGCGACGCGGCCCAGCGGCTCCGCGGGCGCGTCGCCGACGTGGGCGGGGGACTCGACGCGACGCTCGCCGTCGAACGGGCGGGCTCCGGGGACGGCGAGGACGACGGGAGCGAGTCCGGCGCCGTCCGCGTGCCGGCGACCGACCCGGACGTGGCGGCCGCGCCGACGGCGGCGACGGGGGACGGCGCGTACGCGCGAGCGATCGCGACCGCCTACGAGGCGGCGTTCGACGCGTCGCTCGGCGTGGAGTTCCCGGAGCCGGGGCTCGTCGAGCGGTTCACGCCCTGA